The Glycine max cultivar Williams 82 chromosome 17, Glycine_max_v4.0, whole genome shotgun sequence genome contains the following window.
TGTCCCTTACCAACAATCCATAGCTTGTCAAAGATTCTCCTTGACCTAGATGGCAGCAACTGCATGCCACTTCTGCTGTTCTTGCTACTCTTCTTGTTCAACTTCCCATTCTTTTGCAACTGTTCATCTCTAATCTTCATGTGACACATCTGGTTGTCGAGGGATTGGCAGCTTTCTCCCCCCGATTTCGCACACTCCTCGTCTCCGTTGACATGAGTGTTTGTAGAATTGTGTGGACTGTTGCCGAGTGCACGAGCATTGGAAGCAGCTCTGACCTGCTCAAAATAGAGAACCTGCACCACAACTCGAAGAGGAAGGCGTTCATTCTGTGCAGCATGCATCGATGCTTCTACTGTCAATTTCTTGACATCCATTAGTCCACATATGTTCTTCCTTTCAGATTTTGTCAAACTTGGGTGCTCCTGAAGATTAAAGACTTAAGAGTGAATACTAAAAATGCCATTAGATAGTTAAGGCTTAATCATTTCACCATTGTCCTTTCTtagtcattaaaaaatatacacattagTAGTAGTATTAAGCAGCACCAATTAGTTTATTGCAACAGTAGAAAACTGCTGGAGTTTAGATATGTAACTTGCTAAGCAATGCTCCAGCATAACAAGCTTCATTATACAAGATTTTAAATATtggttaaataattattttattaataattaatgataaacacaacaaaataatatGACAGAATCATGTTACTCAATATATGGGATATGTTATGAGGGGaatcaatcaaataattaaaataattttctccaTGGCCACAAGGATAGAAGCAATACAACTGACCGTCAGTCAAGTCatgctaatttttttatcataggaTGATTTTATGCTTCATGTTTACAAAATCTTACCTTCAAGTATACGTCTATAGCTCTGTACAGACCATCATGATTTGGTCTAGCAAACTCTGGAATTGACTGTGATAGAGCAACAAAGCTAGAGAGGCTGAGATTTGGATCATGTGCAATTTCTCCAAGATAACCATCAACCAACTTGCCAACATTCAACAAAGACCTCTGTCCTAAAATTGACTCATCATTTGCTCTATCTTTCTTCTCCTCAACCACCACATCACGGCTTCCCTTTATGTTAGTCATGTATAGATTCAAAAGATCTTGCACCAAATCAACATCATATTTGGTATTCTGGGGGAACCTTGCTGGAATCAGTAAATCTTTGACAGAAGCTTCATGAAATTTTAGACCAATGCTCTTCATCAATTGTCCCCTAGAAGACTCATCAGCTTCAACTAATATGGCCACTTTCAGTAGCTTCAGCAAGAAACTACACGAACAACCCATGCCATTATCACACGGCAACAAACAGACAATTGTTTCTACAAGAGATTTGTTCCTCCAGGCATGAGCATCAGAAACCAATGCATCAACAGAATCAGGCAACCATCTTACAGCATAGATTTTTAGTGCCTCGCCAATCACAACTCCGTCCATTCTTCCCTTTGACTTGACAGTAATCATTACACGTTTATAAAGATCAATGTCCAGCTCACATATATCTTCAACCCACCAATCCTTAGGAACAGGCTCAATTTTCTCTTGTGGTGTTATCTTGTCCTCAACGATTTTATCAAGCTCCGATAATTTACGGTTATAAGTGTAAGACCAAGTGATGTTTGCAGGATCCACAGAAGTTTTAGAAGCTATGGAATCTATACATCTCCCAACAATCTTTAAGTCCTCAGCCCACGGTAGAAGAGATTTAGTAGTTTGGAGAACAATTATAGAATCCTTCCAGCTGCGAAAGATACTCGAGGTAAGAAACACctcaattttgaaaatcaagttTCCTCTATCAATATCCTCAGTCATCTCAAGGTACTCAGCGGCGCAACGAGCAGCCACAACATTGTAAGCATTAAGAGTAACAGTCATTCCATAGCAGAACTTTGCACATATTTCAAAGGCCTTGGGACCACCAGGAAAATCATCCAATTGAATTTCATCAGCATTCTCTTCATTAGCCTTTGACAGCAACTTTTGTAAACTATTACTCTTGGACAGTAGAGGGAACTACAATTCAAGAAAAAGTCATcatcaataaacaaaaaaaggaagaatcaaaagctAGTTGTGTCTCCATAAAATCCACAAATTATAAAAaggaaatgcaaactcaatgcATAAAGTAAAATACAAACTGGAGTGGTCTTATAGTCAAATTCAGACTTTCAAGAATCTTTCAATTCAGTCCAATAGAAAACAGTAAAACATTAGTCAGTAAATTGTAAAAGATGATgttgaaataacaaaatatttccaAAATAACTGTAAGTTGCTAGTGTTACAATGGACACCTAAAAATATTTGCTATGGCTAATATAGTACCAGTAGctgattaattaaaattaatgtgatAATTATACTTACCTCCCCTAAGGTTAGACTCACTACACTTGAAACCtttattctttgaaaaattacaCTTGCCTCATTACATTATTTACAGTTCTCTCATTTTGACACCCTTTTTGTTTAAAGAGTTACACCTATGACATACCAACCGTACTCATAAGTAGGGACCATACACAAAGTCCcattaaaaataacaagacaaggGAGGTAAGTGTAATATTCCAAACAAAACAAGATGTCAGTGCTATTATCACTAATAATATCAGGGGTGGTCATTGTAAATATcccttattaaaataattaaaataatgttttatttatttatttaagaggGTAATAAAACAAAGATGCTGACAAAGTACATACCTTGTGCAGGTGAAACTTAACTTCACCAACAGTTATGATAATATCTGTAGCCAATTCAGATGATATATACCTGCATAAATTGGAAATGAGTTAGTTAGCTTATAAAGAAGGGCAAATTATTCAAGtgacaaaaaacatgacaaGGAGGGAATCAATGAACCCTCACCCCCATAATATAATGAAGTCACACATGCAAGGTATGCATGCAGGATCATGTCATGTCACATCATCACAAAATTATgacagaagaaaataaattcagGAAGTCAAAAACTAGCAACCAGAAGTATTAAACAAAGATGCAAGCTGTTCACCACAATGTGACAAagaattagttaaattttacaTCTTGATAACAATCAAATAGCTCCAAAATCCAAAAAGGCTTGTCACAACTCACCCCACCCccctgaaaaagaaaaactaaatacATGATTTGCCAGAAGTTATAATATCTGAAATCTATGCTCTTGAGGGATTcgtaaaattcaattttatttatcccAAGTACAAATAAATTTCTATATACAGAGCAGAAAATTCAACTCATTAAAAATCCcgagaaaaaataacaaactgGAGAGGAGCACATCCAAATTAATATCACTGCCCAAacgtttttctcactttttcagTTAAATAcatgcatacatacatacacCACATGCATGACAGATGACACTTCGTTGTCGCATACGGTTTTAATAACAGGCTGAAAATCCATCCACAACTGAAAATTCTCAAACCTTATCTCCACACACACACGAGATGGTAACCATAATCTAAGTACACTTACTGAAGTCACatgcataaatatatatatatatatatatatatatatatatatatatatatatatatatatatatatatataccaattaGTATCGTTTTATATAGGTATGCATTTTGCCATGATTTAACATGCAGGGAACTGCATACACTTTACCAATATTTGGACcacaaactaataaaataaaataacttcacAATTCCAAAACAGAACCACCTCCGATTCATTAGcactctctcactctctctcttcttttccaGTTAGCAGCAATATAGAATATTAACATTACTTCAGGGGTTATTCTTAtgcagacaaaaaaataatggcTTTCTTTTGAATGCATATTCAGTAATGAAACTCTAACTAGAAGTGCCTCAAGTGCATCAATGACCAACAACAACATCTCAGTTCATATTGTGCCAGATAACAGTTACACGCATTAACTTCATTCCTGACACCAAAaagccataaaaaaaaaagaacataacaAAACACCCAAGAACACAGAAAGCACAACAaacataaaaacttaaaaaaaacaacaaccaaaaggaggaaaaaaaaaaagaagggcaCACTACCTGATAGATTTTCCATCGCTTTGAAGAGCATCAGGCTTCGAACCCAACTTcataaacttcatttttttctctttctaatttttctctccttcaaaccaaaccaaaaaagccaccacacacacacaaaaaaaaactatttttttattaaaaaaccaaaaacacacacacacacaaacgtTCTTAGAATGAGTTTGAGAGAAAAAGACAAGGCAGTCCACCGTTTGGTTCGTTTCCTCCTAtgtcaacaaaacaaaaacaacctcACCAACAAAACGCGCGTGCGAGCGTGCGTGTGTAAATAGAGTAGTTCAACTTTTACTATGTATAAACCTTCACAACGATCTTTTGAGTCTccaccagaaaaaaaaaaaaaaaaaaacttgttcaaAGAAGCATTTACGAAGGAACAAGGAAGGAAGGttgtagaagaagaaaaagaagggggTGGAAAGTGAGAACTAGGAGAGGAAGCGTGTTACGCAATGGAATGAATTGAATGCggtgaaaaagaagaagtattcttttctttttttgacggTAAAATTTAGTAATTTGGGAGAGTGGTGCACAGAGAAAAATGGCGTCAGAAATAGGAAATAAATGGTCGCCGCCTTTGGTATAAATGAAGGAGATTCGGTGAAGATATTGGTTGGGAGGACGCGAATCacgagagaagagaagaaggagGTTGGGTTTCTATGTTCCTTGTTTGtttggttcttcttcttcttcttcttctgctgtGAATAATGAGCGTTTTGACGCGCTTGTCTTCAACGAGCTTGGTTGCTGGATAAAGAGAGTGGGAaagttagagagagaaaggatgTGTTTGGGGTAATGTAATGTAAATGTGTGTAATAAGTACTGTActactgttgttgttgttgttataacAAGACAGTGGGTTTGTGTAGGGAGTAGGGGACTATGTTGACAGGGTGGCTCAGAGGTTACTTTATGAGTTTATGTTTTTGTCCAGAAAGCACGCCTTCTTTTCTTATTGACGCTTTTCTCCCTTCTCTTCCCTTTTATTCTCCACtgtctccttttttttcctctttcccTCCTCATGCATCTCTAATGGGGTttgttgaataatgaaaataattcttCATTGGAATAAATCTATCTACCCATGTGATATCAAAAGTTTTTACATATAAGACTTATATGTTatgtaagaaattattttttaataattaaaaataatatttatttaatacatattaatatcatatttaaataaaaatataaaatataaaaatataaattcttttactatttgtataagattatatataaattacttatataatattttaagaatcataaaaattaactcCACTTCTCTCATCAACCCGTTATTGTACTCCTTCGTGTAATTCCTTCATTCACTTTGTTTCATCTTTATTACTTTCCTCCGCTTCATTGTTACGAGGTGTAGAATAGAATGAGATGAATTTTATTCAAATGTATTAATagtgaaaatgttttttttttatattatttgctaATTATAGAGTGTATCATGTACAGTCAAATTCTTAAAATCCATAATAAGAGATTGAATTTCATATATTATCGTTGTAAAGATATTTTCATATTGTTAATTAAtgaagaatcaatttggtttcatgccgggaaggtcgaccatggaagcgatttatttattacggcgggtgatggagcaatatcgcatgacccaacaagacttgcacttgatttttattgacttggagaaagcgtatgatagagtgcctagagagattttgtggaaagttctagagaagaaaggggttagggttgcatatattcgagctatccaagatatgtatgatagggtatcgactagtgttaggacacagggtggagagtcagacgattttcccatcacaattggtttacatcaagggtcaacccttagcccctacctttttaccttaattctggatgtcctcacggaacaaatccaagagatagcgccgagatgcatgctttttgcagatgacatagtcctccttggagagtcgagggaggagttgaatgagaggttggaaacttggagacgagctctagaaacacatggctttcgcctaagcagaagtaaatcggagtatatggaatgtaagttcaacaaaagaaggagggtttctaaatcagaggtgaaaataggagaccatattatccctcaagtcacacggtttaaatatcttgggtctgtaatacaggatgatggggaaattgaaggggatgtgaatcatcgcattcaagcaggatggatgaaatggagaaaagcatcgggggtgttatgtgatgcaaaggtaccgatcaagctaaagggaaagttttatcggactgcggtaagaccggcgattttgtacggaacagaatgttgggcggtcaagagccaacatgagaataaagtaggtgtagcggagatgaggatgttgcggtggatgtgtggtaagactcgacaggataaaatcagaaacgaagctattagagagagggttggagtagcgcctattgtagagaagatggtggaaaatagacttaggtggtttgggcatgtagagagaagaccggtagactctgtagtgaggagagtagaccagatggagagaagacaaactattcgaggcagaggaagacccaaaaagactataagagatgttatcaaaaaggatctcgaacttaatgatttggatagaagtatggtacttgatagaacattatggcggaagttgatccatgtagccgaccccacctagtgggataaggcgttgttgttgttgttgttggttaaTTAATGAAGAATAATCTCAAGTGTCATTTTCCcggttattataatttataaaagcaaataaatttacacaatattttattaaatataatagtgtaaaaaaagTATACTGTCCTTtcaaaaatttaagataattgGTTCTAGTCaaattcttataataattaatttaatgattttagtatttatccgctgttaataaaaaaaagttatacaatcaattaattaattaaaaattataataaatatgatttttaaaataaattttataaaaattgacaaacttatcatatatagcAATTCAATACATGTATTATTTgctgataattatttttaaattagtttgatATGAATACACTATCAATATTAAGATTTTTACACcattaattaataagaaataattatttatactatagaatttttaagataattattttaaaaaatttaaaaactggtTATAAGTAGTATGATATCACAGTTTGATGACAATATActctatttttacttatttattcattttgaaaatcatgTCGGGACAGTATGTCAAAATCAAACTTTAAAAACACCAACATTGTCAATCATTTACAGTAAGAATCACTAttagaataataatttgaaaaacacTATACACTACACACTATTTACTCATCTCAAAATGTTCATGAACATGTCCCTTGtcagttttttataatttaactaGGGAAAGTATGTCTTCTTCGTTGTTGTGTTGATTCCAAAAAGATGGTTTATGTAACACTCGTATACCATGCACCATGTTAGTATgtctttgttattattattctcCTCTAATACCAATGAGAAAAAGTGTGGCTCTAGCTTTTGGCATGGAGAGAACTTACGTACTTTCCTTTTCGTGATTAAGATACCAGAATATTGATATCATAATAGATGCTCATGCTTCTGCCATCGTCACCGGTTGTGAAAAGGAGTGTAGTGTTGTTCTTATGGTGGTTCAACACAACCATACCCTAGAAGGATGTTTGCGATGTTACGCCATGTCTCACCAACTTGCCCTGCTAGCTCCTCCTGGTTTTCAAACAGAAATTTCGAaccatgaaaaaacaaaagtttcgccagcttttttttttgttttcttgtgattttcataataaatatttggcttaattgtattttttatttcaatattttaatttttgacaaaCTTTATCTCAACtttctaatttattatattttattcttcatttttaagaaacttataaattttactttagtcatttttttattgataagcacaaaaaatgagagtaaaatttttcaaaaaaaaaaaaattagggataaaaagtataattatgttataagtaaaataatagAGGGTAAAATCCAAGTTTCATAAAAGTTGAGATAAAATAAGTCAAATAAATTTGTTGGGATAAAATTtactacaaaattaaaaaattgagagtaaaaaatacaattaaggtcaaatattttatttttttaattatgtagcAAATGCCCGAGGACACTTAGTAAgaccaacaaatattcataaatatagAAGTATCACATatgatataaatgaaaaaattaaacaccaAGTGAAAAGAGACCCACAAATCTAAtgctttagatttttttattgaaatatgatAACAAATTCATTTATGTAATATGCTTGAAATTAATTGGTAAAAATCTCACCAATATTTATCCCCTCAATTACACAATACAtccaaattggaaaaaaaatacttatgaaattttatgtatatataaattatggaataaatatttgtattacTAATACGCGAAACATTACATATAATTAAGCATATTatcattaatgtaaaaaaaatatttttttagtttacacCACCGTaagcatatatttatatttatattatagaaaaataaattataatttttaacaattatttcatTCTAGATGCTATTATTTCCTTAtcatcattatatttatttttaaacgtATACATTTATTCCAATTTGGGTTAtcaagtttattaaaaatataagaacattaaaatttacaaaaatttcaatCTATGATAACATTATATAACTCGacttaaattaataacatatctAGATTAATGTTCAGATATCTTGAACAAAATAATTACAAGACTGTTAATtgtagaaacaaaaaatttccaTCCCCAGCCACCACCGTTAAGCCTTTAGCATACAGAAAAGGTAAGTTTTATTCATTTGAGTATTACTTTCTTTGTGCAATACAAAACGTTATCAGCA
Protein-coding sequences here:
- the LOC100809437 gene encoding BTB/POZ domain-containing protein NPY1, which produces MKFMKLGSKPDALQSDGKSIRYISSELATDIIITVGEVKFHLHKFPLLSKSNSLQKLLSKANEENADEIQLDDFPGGPKAFEICAKFCYGMTVTLNAYNVVAARCAAEYLEMTEDIDRGNLIFKIEVFLTSSIFRSWKDSIIVLQTTKSLLPWAEDLKIVGRCIDSIASKTSVDPANITWSYTYNRKLSELDKIVEDKITPQEKIEPVPKDWWVEDICELDIDLYKRVMITVKSKGRMDGVVIGEALKIYAVRWLPDSVDALVSDAHAWRNKSLVETIVCLLPCDNGMGCSCSFLLKLLKVAILVEADESSRGQLMKSIGLKFHEASVKDLLIPARFPQNTKYDVDLVQDLLNLYMTNIKGSRDVVVEEKKDRANDESILGQRSLLNVGKLVDGYLGEIAHDPNLSLSSFVALSQSIPEFARPNHDGLYRAIDVYLKEHPSLTKSERKNICGLMDVKKLTVEASMHAAQNERLPLRVVVQVLYFEQVRAASNARALGNSPHNSTNTHVNGDEECAKSGGESCQSLDNQMCHMKIRDEQLQKNGKLNKKSSKNSRSGMQLLPSRSRRIFDKLWIVGKGQGENRSSETSGSSNSPTSVVPGDTKSSGSSLRHRRHSIS